From Hermetia illucens chromosome 6, iHerIll2.2.curated.20191125, whole genome shotgun sequence, one genomic window encodes:
- the LOC119659065 gene encoding probable cytochrome P450 28d1 — MILMAVTRSCQRHKTDKEIDPLFGRNPFILSGEEWKQKRSEVTPALTNIRIKASYPIMLPVCGKMTKYLEKETKKHLPHGVEARELAARYTTEVVSNCIYGIEAGAFEEGPCDIREKGAAILDQSFGSQIYLVVTSLLPDHLRGIFKRPFMRKDMQTYFIQLMKEAIKIRESTKSDRADFLNYLLQLREKI, encoded by the exons ATGATTCTAATGGCAGTAACAAGATCTTGTCAAAGGCACAAA aCAGACAAAGAAATTGATCCTTTATTCGGACGAAATCCCTTTATTTTGTCAGGAGAAGAATGGAAACAAAAGAGATCCGAAGTGACACCCGCTCTAACAAACATTCGG ATAAAAGCTAGCTATCCGATAATGTTACCTGTTTGTGGGAAAATGACTAAATATCTGGAAAAAGAAACCAAAAAGCATCTTCCACATGGAGTTGAAGCCAGAGAG TTAGCAGCTAGATACACGACCGAAGTTGTCAGTAACTGCATCTATGGAATTGAAGCTGGAGCATTCGAAGAGGGACCTTGCGATATTCGCGAAAAGGGAGCTGCTATTTTGGACCAATCCTTCGGATCACAAATCTATCTGGTGGTGACATCGCTACTACCGGATCACCTCAGAGGAATCTTCAAACGACCATTTATGAGGAAAGATATGCAAACATATTTCATACAATTGATGAAGGAAGCCATAAAAATTCGAGAGAGTACGAAAAGTGATCGTGCTGATTTCTTGAATTACCTACTGCAGCTCAGGGAGAAAATTTGA
- the LOC119660538 gene encoding probable cytochrome P450 28d1, translating into MSSKEKPIKVEKGIVVVLPYYALHHDPEYYLNPEEFIPERFSPENGGTKKYKEMGVFPPFGDGPRMCLVSTDY; encoded by the coding sequence ATGTCTAGTAAAGAAAAACCCATCAAGGTCGAAAAAGGAATTGTAGTTGTCCTACCCTACTATGCATTGCATCATGATCCAGAGTATTACCTAAATCCGGAAGAATTCATCCCGGAACGCTTCAGCCCTGAAAATGGAGGAAccaaaaaatataaagaaatgggTGTGTTTCCTCCGTTTGGTGATGGACCAAGAATGTGCTTAG